From Chryseotalea sp. WA131a:
CACCTTTTCCGGTGCACGGCTTAGATGAAGCGCTGGGTTACAAGCGTTCACGTTTGCCAATTGCAGCCTTCATGTTTGGCGCCACAGGCACTTCATTAGCATTGTTGATGCAGATATGGATGTTGGGCTACGATTGGCCGATGATCATTGGTGGTAAAAACCACGCCTCGTTGCCCCCCTTTGTTCCCGTCACTTTTGAATTGACTGTATTGTTGGCAGCGTTTGGCATGGTGGGTACTTTCTTTATCGTGAGTGATATGAAACCTTACAAATATCCTCGTCAATTTGATTTAAGAAGCACCGATGACAAGCATGTGATGGCCATCGATTTGGCAGCGAACAAAATGAGCAAAGAAGAGATTGCTTCGATATTAAAAGCACAAGGAGCATCGGAAGTAAATGAAAAGAGTTTCTAAAAAGGAGTATTAATAGACAGCGATTATGCGATTACTAAACTTTTTATTGTGCCTATCGGTGGTAGCCATCTTGGCCTCTTGCAAGGCGAAGGGAAATTACCAGGGATTAGAGTACGCACCCAATATGTATCATTCGGTGGCATACGAGCCACTTTCACAAATCACCGACTTAGATGAAGGTACATTTACCAATGCATTGGATAACGGTCGTGGTGAGTTTTATAACTCCAATCAGTACAATCCTTATAAAATGAACTTGAGAACCCCACCGGCTCATGTAGTAAGGCGAACGGCTTCAGGTTGGTTGCCCTATCGTGGAGGAAACGATACTACGAGTTTGCGCATGGCCAATAAGTTGGCTAGTCCGTATTTGAACGACAGTACACCTGCTATTTTATCACAGGGCAAAGCTGCTTATGAAATGTATTGCCAACACTGCCACGGTGCCAAAGCGGGTGGTGATGGAAAAGTTGCCGCAGGCGTAACTATTGATGGCGTAGAGCATAGCGTTTATCCGGGTGTGGCCAACCTAAAAGGAGATGCTTATAAGAATATTACTGAAGGCCACATTTTCCATGTGATTACTTATGGAAAAGGATTGATGGGAGCGCACGGATCGCAAGTAAGCGAAGAAGATCGTTGGAAGATTGCCCGGTACGTAAAACAACTTCAAAAGAATTAATTTCCAGATAATGATAGCGGACGAAAAATATATTTTCAAAGCAGCCACACAACGCAAACTTTTCATCTTGATTGGAGTTGGGTTGTTGGTATTTGTGTTGGGTGTCATTTTGGCCATGAACTCCGGTGGACACCATGAAGAAGAGCATGCCACTGCCGAAATTGCTAAATCATTGGTAGCAAGTGCCGATCAGCATCCAACGGAGCACGCTACAAAAGAGGCGGGTGAGCACCATGCAGAAACTCCTGTTTGGTTACAACGCGTTTATTCTTCACTCTGGCACAACAATATTTTCTTCGCTGGTCTTGGCATCATCGGTTTGTTTTTTATTGCCATTCAATATGCTGCACAAGCAGGCTGGTCAGCACCCATTAAGCGCGTGCCATTGGCCATGGGATCTTGGATTCCTTTCGCAGGTATATTGATGTTGGTATTGTGGTTTGTGGTGAAAGGGCATGTGTTTCATTGGTCGCACCCAGATGTATATGTAAAGGGCGGTGAGCATTATGATAAAATATTAGATCAAAAATCAGCTTACTTCTTTGGCCCATTCGGCAAAAGCTTTCCAATATTCTACATCTTAAGAATGGTATTGTTCTTTGGTTTGTGGTATTGGTTCTTTACTTGGATCAAAAAAGAAATGTTGGCTGAAGACATTGACGGTTCTGAAAAGCATTGGTTTACTGCCCGCAAAATATCAGCCTACTTCTTAGTGGTTTTTGCGGTGAGTTCATCCGTTGCCGCTTGGGACTGGGTGATGAGCATTGACCCGCACTGGTTTAGCACCATGTTTGGTTGGTATGTGTTCGCCAGTTGGTGGGTAACTGGTTTGGCAACCATTACGTTGATTGTGGCCAACTTGAAAGGAGCGGGCTACATGAAAATGGTTACATCGAACCACTTGCATGATCTTGGTAAGTTTGTATTCGCTTTCAGTATTTTCTGGACATACATTTGGTTCTGCCAGTTTATGTTGATTTACTATTCTAACCTGCCAGAAGAAACGATTTACTTTATTCAACGCATGCGCACTTCGCCCTACGGTTGGATATTTTACGCAAATATTTTCTTAAACTTTATCCTTCCCTTCTTGTTATTAATGACGAGAGATGCAAAGCGTCAAATGTCAATGTTGAAGGTTGTGTGCCCGATTGTAATCACAGGTCATTGGTTCGATTTCTATAATATGATTACTCCTGGCTCGATGAAGGAGAATGGAGGAGTAGGTTTTATTGAAATTGGTTTGGCACTCGTCTTCATGGGAATGTTCTTGTACGTTGTTTTAAATGCGCTTTCAAAAATGCAATTGGTGGCCAAGCACCATCCGTTCATGCAAGAAAGCTTGAATCATCATATTTAATTTTTGTTAACAGAATAAAGGCAGCAATATGAATTGGATTATCGGGTTGGGTGTAGTTCTGGTACTGACAATACTCTACATGATTTTCAGAATTGGAAATTTGGTGGAAGTGGTTAAAAGCAAAAAAGAAGAACCATTTTCACTTACGTGGAATAATATCAATGCTTATTTGTTTATGGCGTTCATGCTCTTTGGTTTGATTGGGTTCTTTTGGTATTCAATTGCCAATTTTACTGACTACGATCCACCAGTAGCATCTAAACACGGGCTTGTTACCGATGGTCTTTTTTGGACTACTATGTGGATTACGGTGGCAGCTTTTACCGTTATCTTCATCATCATGTTCTGGTTTACGTTTGCTTATCGCTACGATAAAAATAGAAAGGCAGCGTTCTTTGCCGATAATCACAAATTAGAAATTGCGTGGACAGTTATTCCAGCTATTGTATTGGCATTGTTGATTTTTAAGGGTCTTCGTGCATGGAATGACATCACGGGCCCTGCTAGCAAAGATGCAATGGTGATTGAGCTGGTAGGTCAGCAATGGTTGTGGATGGCACGCTACCCTGGCACTAAAGATAAGGAGTTAGGTAAGCACAATTATAAACTGATTGATGCTTCCAATGAATTTGGTTTGGATCTAACCGACAAAAATTCATTTGATGATTTCAAATCATTGGCACTTCATATTCCGGTTGGCAAAGAAGTGTTGTTGAAGATTCGCGCTAAAGATGTTTTGCACTCAGTATTTCTACCACACTTCCGTGTGAAGATGGACGCTGTGCCTGGCATGCAAACACAGTTCAAGTTTACAGCTACCAAAACCACGCAACAAATGCGCGATGAGTTGAACAATCCAACCTTCAACTACGAAATGGCGTGTACCGAAATTTGTGGGAGAGGTCACTTCTCGATGAAATTTCCTGTAGTGGTAGATTCAGAAGAAGAATATGCTGCTTGGTTGGCCACACAAGAATCTTGGTTGAAACAAAACCCTGATTATTTGAAATATGTACCAGCTGAATTAAAAGAGGCGGCCATGATCAAAGCAGGCATTCCATTGGATCATGTTACGGTAGTTCAAACGGCAGCAAACTAATGATTTGAAGAGACGATAAAAGAGACGATTTATGGCAACTCATACAGCATCACACGCACACGATGATCACGCTCACGAACATGAGCACCATGGAAATTTTTGGACGACCTACGTATTTACCGAAGATCATAAAGTAATCGCAAAACAATTTTTGATTACGGGTATGATTTGGGCATTGATCGGGGGCGTTCTCTCCGTTCTCTTCCGTCTTCAACTTGGTTTCCCGGATGCCAACTTGGCATGGTTAAAGCCCATTCTTGGTGGCTGGTTAACTCCCGAAGGAAAGATTGACCCTGAATTTTATTTGGCGCTGGTAACCATGCACGGAACCATCATGGTATTCTTTGTATTGACAGCAGGCTTGAGCGGAACGTTTAGTAATTTCTTGATTCCGTTGCAGATTGGTGCGCGCGATATGGCGTCTGGTTTCATGAATATGCTTTCGTATTGGTTCTTCTTCCTTTCTAGCGTTGTAATGTTTACCTCTTTGTTTATATCAACAGGGCCGGCTGCGGGCGGTTGGGTAATCTATCCACCCCTTAGCGCATTGCCACAAGCCATTCCCGGTTCTGGGTTGGGTATGACGTTGTGGTTAGTATCCATGGCATTGTTTATTGTTAGTTCACTATTGGGTAGTATCAATTACATCACCACCGTTAT
This genomic window contains:
- a CDS encoding DUF3341 domain-containing protein — translated: MESNKHFVVGIFEDEDVLVQAVENTREKGVKIHEVYSPFPVHGLDEALGYKRSRLPIAAFMFGATGTSLALLMQIWMLGYDWPMIIGGKNHASLPPFVPVTFELTVLLAAFGMVGTFFIVSDMKPYKYPRQFDLRSTDDKHVMAIDLAANKMSKEEIASILKAQGASEVNEKSF
- a CDS encoding cytochrome c, which gives rise to MRLLNFLLCLSVVAILASCKAKGNYQGLEYAPNMYHSVAYEPLSQITDLDEGTFTNALDNGRGEFYNSNQYNPYKMNLRTPPAHVVRRTASGWLPYRGGNDTTSLRMANKLASPYLNDSTPAILSQGKAAYEMYCQHCHGAKAGGDGKVAAGVTIDGVEHSVYPGVANLKGDAYKNITEGHIFHVITYGKGLMGAHGSQVSEEDRWKIARYVKQLQKN
- a CDS encoding quinol:cytochrome C oxidoreductase, with the protein product MIADEKYIFKAATQRKLFILIGVGLLVFVLGVILAMNSGGHHEEEHATAEIAKSLVASADQHPTEHATKEAGEHHAETPVWLQRVYSSLWHNNIFFAGLGIIGLFFIAIQYAAQAGWSAPIKRVPLAMGSWIPFAGILMLVLWFVVKGHVFHWSHPDVYVKGGEHYDKILDQKSAYFFGPFGKSFPIFYILRMVLFFGLWYWFFTWIKKEMLAEDIDGSEKHWFTARKISAYFLVVFAVSSSVAAWDWVMSIDPHWFSTMFGWYVFASWWVTGLATITLIVANLKGAGYMKMVTSNHLHDLGKFVFAFSIFWTYIWFCQFMLIYYSNLPEETIYFIQRMRTSPYGWIFYANIFLNFILPFLLLMTRDAKRQMSMLKVVCPIVITGHWFDFYNMITPGSMKENGGVGFIEIGLALVFMGMFLYVVLNALSKMQLVAKHHPFMQESLNHHI
- a CDS encoding cytochrome c oxidase subunit II, yielding MIFRIGNLVEVVKSKKEEPFSLTWNNINAYLFMAFMLFGLIGFFWYSIANFTDYDPPVASKHGLVTDGLFWTTMWITVAAFTVIFIIMFWFTFAYRYDKNRKAAFFADNHKLEIAWTVIPAIVLALLIFKGLRAWNDITGPASKDAMVIELVGQQWLWMARYPGTKDKELGKHNYKLIDASNEFGLDLTDKNSFDDFKSLALHIPVGKEVLLKIRAKDVLHSVFLPHFRVKMDAVPGMQTQFKFTATKTTQQMRDELNNPTFNYEMACTEICGRGHFSMKFPVVVDSEEEYAAWLATQESWLKQNPDYLKYVPAELKEAAMIKAGIPLDHVTVVQTAAN